From Gopherus evgoodei ecotype Sinaloan lineage chromosome 15, rGopEvg1_v1.p, whole genome shotgun sequence, one genomic window encodes:
- the CACNG1 gene encoding voltage-dependent calcium channel gamma-1 subunit produces the protein MDEGKALKIRLTFSVILVGISLMFAAVVTDHWAVLSHRLEHYNSTCEAAHFGLWRLCTKQFYIQDKATKERSCGVITLTGDRNCSYFKHFSPGQSTEIFERTTQKEYSISAAAIAIFSVGFAIIGTICILLSFRKKMDYLLKPASMFYTFAGLCMIISVEVMRQSVKRMIDSKETIWIEYYYSWSFACACASFVLLFICGIALLLISLPRFPQNPWESCMDAEPEH, from the exons ATGGATGAAGGCAAAGCACTGAAAATCCGGCTGACTTTCTCTGTTATCTTGGTTGGCATCTCCTTAATGTTTGCAGCTGTGGTGACTGATCACTGGGCAGTGCTGAGCCATAGACTGGAGCATTACAATTCCACCTGTGAGGCTGCTCACTTCGGGCTATGGCGGCTCTGCACAAAACAGTTTTACATCCAAGACAAAGCCACCAAAgagaggagctgtggggtgatAACTCTGACAGGAG ACCGTAACTGTTCCTACTTCAAACACTTCTCTCCAGGACAGAGCACAGAGATATTTGAAAGAACCACCCAAAAAG AGTACAGCATTTCAGCTGCAGCCATTGCCATCTTCAGTGTGGGCTTTGCGATCATTGGAACAATCTGCATCCTCTTATCCTTTAGGAAAAAGATGGATTATCTCCTGAAGCCAGCTTCGATGTTCTACACCTTTGCAG GCCTGTGCATGATCATCTCTGTTGAAGTCATGAGACAGTCTGTGAAAAGGATGATTGACAGCAAGGAGACCATCTGGATAGAATACTATTATTCATGGTCTTTTGCCTGTGCCTGCGCCTCGTTTGTCCTGCTCTTCATCTGTGGGATCGCTCTTCTGCTAATCTCCTTGCCTCGCTTCCCACAGAATCCGTGGGAGTCTTGTATGGATGCAGAACCAGAGCACTAA